One Zymoseptoria tritici IPO323 chromosome 3, whole genome shotgun sequence genomic region harbors:
- the SMF1 gene encoding divalent metal ion transporter (putative SMF protein involved in iron and manganese uptake), which produces MNCPSRTDPEVPDKWNQSPNALSADTTTRSDLENLASARLQSDHKLKKQDGLNCEIATVSGSSDEKRKPDSVLPSDGAQAIANPGSGEDMLKRTLGFTDVEVSPSSNPPRLPRWQHPFREIKRVLLKFSKFIGPGFMIAVAYIDPGNYATDAAAGASYRFRLLFMVLLSNVFAIFLQSLSIKLSTVTGMNLAEMNKAHCAPWLNYVLWFFGEAAVIATDIAEVIGFAIALNLLAPNLPIVAGCAISIVDVMFILLFYRPEGSMKALRIFEAFVMLLVVGVAICFCYQLSLIEGTTAGEVFKGYLPSSALVESKGLYQACGILGATVMPHSIYLGSGLNQPRLRQFDERHNNYHPLDPDDSSTSPPPQKYRPSMSAIQSCMKYSIIELALSLFTFALFINSAILIVCGASLYSVTGASDADLFGIYDLLNTQLGHAAATVFAVALLLSGCSAGIVCTMAGQMITEGQLKWKLKPWVTRFLTRSISIVPSILVAGTIGKKGLSEALVGSQVALSVILPFVTAPLIYYTCRNKYMTVFPSEFGNDGTQRVGVGEGVKMRNGWIVAALGVAIWGIIVVMNVANIVLTGLGVN; this is translated from the exons ATGAACTGCCCCTCACGAACCGACCCGGAGGTCCCAGACAAATGGAACCAAAGTCCCAATGCCCTGAGCGCCGACACGACAACCAGAAGCGACCTGGAAAACCTAGCCAGCGCCCGCCTCCAGTCGGACCACAAACTTAAGAAGCAAGATGGCCTGAATTGCGAAATCGCCACCGTCAGCGGCTCCAGTGACGAAAAACGGAAGCCGGACTCTGTCCTGCCCAGCGATGGGGCACAAGCCATCGCCAACCCGGGTTCTGGAGAGGACATGCTTAAAAGGACGCTCGGCTTCACAGATGTCGAAGTGTCTCCCTCTTCAAACCCACCCCGGCTGCCACGATGGCAGCACCCTTTTCGAGAGATCAAGCGTGTGCTCTTGAAGTTCTCCAAGTTCATCGGACCCGGATTCATGATCGCTGTGGCTTATATCGACCCTGGAAATTATGCGACTGATGCGGCGGCTGGAGCGTCGTACCGGTTTCGATTGCTGTTCATGGTTTTGCTTTCGAACGTCTTCGCTATTTTCCTTCAGTCACTCAGCATCAAGCTCAGCACTGTCACCGGCATGAATCTCGCCGAGATGAATAAAGCTCACTGCGCTCCATGGCTCAATTATGTCCTCTGGTTCTTCGGAGAGGCGGCCGTGATTGCTACGGACATTGCAGAAGTTATTGGCTTTGCGATTGCATTGAATTTACTGGCTCCTAACTTGCCCATCGTCGCCGGTTGTGCAATCAGTATCGTGGATGTTATGTTCATATTGCTGTTCTACCGACCTGAAGGCTCTATGAAAGCCCTCCGTATCTTCGAGGCGTTCGTCATGCTGCTGGTCGTCGGAGTGGCGATCTGCTTCTGCTACCAGCTCTCATTGATCGAAGGGACAACAGCCGGCGAAGTTTTCAAAGGCTACCTCCCATCCAGCGCTTTAGTGGAAAGCAAAGG CCTCTACCAAGCCTGCGGCATCCTCGGCGCAACAGTAATGCCCCACTCCATCTACCTAGGAAGCGGCCTTAACCAACCTCGCCTCCGTCAATTCGACGAACGCCACAACAACTACCACCCCCTCGACCCGGAcgactcctccacctcccctccaccgcaAAAATACCGCCCCTCCATGTCCGCCATTCAATCCTGCATGAAATACAGCATCATCGAACTCGCGCTCTCCCTCTTCACTTTCGCGCTGTTCATCAACTCCGCCATCTTGATCGTGTGTGGAGCGTCGCTTTACTCCGTCACTGGCGCTTCGGATGCGGATCTGTTTGGGATTTATGACTTGCTGAATACGCAGCTTGGGCATGCGGCGGCTACGGTATTTGCTGTTGCGCTGTTGCTTTCTGGGTGCTCGGCTGGGATTGTTTGCACCATGGCTGGGCAGATGATTACTGAGGGACAGTTGAAGTGGAAACTCAAGCCCTGGGTCACCCGCTTCCTCACTCGATCCATTTCCATCGTGCCGTCGATTCTGGTCGCCGGTACGATTGGCAAAAAGGGGTTGTCGGAAGCTCTGGTCGGATCGCAAGTCGCGCTTAGTGTCATCTTGCCATTCGTCACGGCACCGTTGATCTATTACACTTGCCGGAACAAGTACATGACTGTGTTTCCGTCGGAATTTGGGAATGATGGAACGCAGAGGGTGGGTGTTGGCGAGGGGGTCAAGATGAGAAATGGATGGATCGTTGCGGCGCTGGGAGTGGCGATCTGGGGGATCATTGTGGTCATGAATGTAGCTAATATCGTGTTGACGGGTCTTGGGGTCAACTAA
- the MgCdc24 gene encoding uncharacterized protein (Hypothetical guanine nucleotide exchange factor (GEF) for Cdc42p), translating to MPQNAANHGDVVPTANIMNSVADASSSLFQICVALRQRLLGVPGFKETLETVEGEADDDTDPVTLLWRTFRRGEPLLLLYNAFQPATPLVLREDLKEDKRGKAATYKFLSACMNDPNLPTDDSFIINDLYGDDTTGFVKVARLVNRVLDILVAQGLIEDVRPTASDFEHAEKGLKRTQRQHIIAELVKSERTYVQHLELLQAFKHLVEEKGVIPGDAIHDIFLNLNGLLDFQRRFLIRVEQTNAMPEEEQNWGKLFILYCEAFKVYEPYIANQRKCEKTVIAEFGKLKDAGGSNEMRQMVESPTALHSFLMKPFQRLTKYPLLLDQLYKKGDLDDERKQDLLNGMEASTSVLTRTNEAVDREEKLEAVEELKTRVEDWKGHSVAQFGELLLYGTFTVLKSENLANGKDGERQYHVYLFETILLCIKNIDITKAKNKFNKSLLDNKGKPKLQLKGRIFMQNVTDLVSLAKPGSYTCQIFWKGDPSIENFIIRFTTEDALKKWASSIETQRRRYHDRISGTSRTVPEFSYMANQGELQNPYAQEGEDDDDDEDDDVDTALARSHTGWSGQTYFSQSRNGSSSSLRSRSTTGESSAQGPASASTGRAPALRMPHSSMPQPPLSLRTRELQQAAQSPTGGPSDSYFSPTVSDSPMSSRTSTSSGMYPFPRQQLPQNGYYEDGHGHTRFTAPAMPRAPNGQANGYGPGARAPSARPGYPPGPGGMHSAQPQLGPRHRSASSPDVHNGQRPLQRVGPQPPVPEMPAGFQNPNRSHSNSPSINNGVPGRGSPQMLRERQYSNAESSPTDYNPQRPSMSSSQFSSTRTVTPMTSRGPSMQSQAPSEPSSSSSGHPPAQLKVKVVCPSAAQTLTLVVSSTISYQTLKDRIDAKLQRSTNLTLGIASKENQVSVKLKYVDEEDFVSIQSDEDVVTAFETWREQMGEGLGGMGEIELFCQR from the exons ATGCCGCAGAATGCCGCAAACCATGGCGATGTGGTACCCACTGCCAATATCATGAACTCGGTCGCCgacgcctcctcctcactcttCCAAATTTGCGTCGCATTACGACAGCGTCTTCTCGGAGTCCCTGGCTTCAAAGAGACCCTCGAGACGGTCGAGGGCGAGGCCGATGATGATACCGATCCCGTCACACTTCTCTGGCGTACGTTTCGTCGTGGAGAGCCATTGTTACTTTTGTACAATGCTTTTCAGCCGGCAACACCTTTGGTCCTTAGGGAGGATCTCAAGGAAGACAAGAGAGGGAAGGCGGCCACATACAAGTTCCTCTCGGCTTGCATGAACGATCCGAATCTGCCCACGGACGACTCGTTCATCATCAATGATCTGTACGGCGACGACACGACAGGCTTCGTCAAGGTCGCAAGGCTTGTGAACCGAGTATTGGATATACTGGTGGCGCAGGGCCTGATTGAGGATGTCAGGCCGACTGCATCGGATTTTGAGCATGCAGAGAAGGGATTGAAGCGTACACAACGTCAGCACATTATTGCAGAGCTGGTCAAGTCTGAAAGGACGTATGTGCAGCATCTGGAACTGCTGCAGGCCTTCAAGCACCTCGTGGAAGAGAAGGGTGTTATTCCCGGGGATGCCATCCACGACATCTTTCTCAACCTGAACGGCCTACTCGACTTCCAACGACGCTTCCTCATCCGCGTGGAGCAGACGAATGCCATGCCGGAAGAAGAGCAGAACTGGGGCAAGCTCTTCATACTCTACTGCGAAGCCTTCAAGGTTTACGAACCCTATATCGCCAATCAGCGCAAGTGTGAGAAGACGGTCATTGCGGAATTTGGCAAGCTCAAAGACGCCGGTGGCAGCAACGAAATGCGTCAAATGGTGGAGTCACCTACCGCGCTGCACTCATTTTTGATGAAACCGTTCCAAAGATTGACAAAATACCCACTGTTGCTGGACCAACTCTACAAAAAGGGTGACCTCGATGACGAGCGCAAACAGGATTTGCTGAACGGAATGGAGGCATCTACATCTGTCCTCACTCGCACGAATGAGGCCGTAGACAGGGAGGAAAAGCTAGAGGCTGTAGAGGAGCTTAAGACGAGAGTCGAAGATTGGAAGGGCCACAGCGTAGCCCAATTTGGAGAGCTGCTACTTTACGGCACCTTTACAGTCCTGAAGAGCGAGAATCTTGCGAATGGCAAAGATGGAGAGCGACAA TACCACGTATACCTTTTCGAGACCATTCTCCTCTGCATCAAgaacatcgacatcaccaaAGCAAAGAACAAGTTCAACAAAAGTCTTCTCGACAACAAGGGCAAACCGAAGCTGCAGCTCAAAGGCCGCATCTTCATGCAAAATGTCACTGACCTCGTCTCTCTAGCCAAACCAG GCTCATACACTTGTCAGATATTTTGGAAAGGCGACCCGAGCATTGAAAACTTCATCATTCGATTCACCACCGAGGACGCGCTGAAGAAATGGGCATCATCGATTGAGACTCAAAGAAGGCGCTACCACGATCGCATTTCTGGTACGAGCAGAACTGTGCCCGAATTCAGCTACATGGCGAATCAAGGCGAGCTCCAAAACCCGTACGCGCaagaaggcgaggacgacgacgatgatgaagacgatgatgtgGACACTGCGCTCGCAAGAAGTCACACGGGATGGTCGGGTCAGACATATTTTTCGCAGAGTCGCaatggcagcagcagctcccTTCGATCACGGAGTACGACGGGTGAGAGCTCCGCACAAGGCCCTGCTTCGGCCAGCACGGGGCGTGCCCCTGCACTGAGGATGCCACATAGCAGCATGCCACAGCCGCCACTCTCGCTACGGACAAGAGAGCTCCAGCAGGCCGCGCAGTCTCCCACTGGTGGTCCGTCCGACAGCTATTTCTCGCCCACTGTCTCGGACTCGCCCATGTCCTCTCGGACGAGTACGAGCTCGGGTATGTATCCATTTCCGAGACAACAGCTCCCGCAGAATGGTTATTATGAAGACGGCCACGGACACACACGGTTCACTGCTCCCGCGATGCCGCGAGCACCAAATGGACAGGCGAATGGTTACGGACCTGGTGCAAGAGCGCCCTCTGCAAGACCTGGCTATCCACCTGGCCCAGGTGGCATGCACAGTGCGCAACCGCAGCTTGGACCGAGGCATCGTTCCGCCAGCAGTCCCGATGTCCACAACGGCCAGCGACCGCTTCAAAGAGTTGGACCTCAGCCGCCGGTACCCGAGATGCCCGCTGGCTTCCAGAATCCCAACCGAAGTCACAGCAATTCTCCTAGCATAAACAACGGCGTACCTGGCCGAGGTTCACCCCAAATGCTTCGAGAACGACAATACTCCAACGCCGAATCCTCACCCACCGACTACAACCCTCAACGCCCGAGCATGAGCAGCTCCCAATTCAGCAGCACCCGCACCGTAACTCCGATGACCTCCCGCGGACCCTCAATGCAATCTCAAGCTCCCTCCGAaccctcctcgtcctcctccggcCACCCCCCGGCACAGCTCAAAGTCAAAGTTGTCTGCCCCTCGGCGGCGCAAACCCTCACGCTTGTCGTCTCCAGCACGATTTCCTACCAGACGCTCAAAGACCGCATCGATGCGAAACTGCAGCGGTCCACAAACCTCACGCTTGGGATCGCTTCCAAGGAAAATCAGGTGAGTGTTAAGCTGAAGTatgtggacgaggaggatttTGTGAGTATTCAGAGtgacgaggatgttgttACGGCGTTTGAGACGTGGAGGGAGCAAATGGGGGAGGGTTTGGGCGGAATGGGAGAGATTGAGCTTTTTTGTCAGAGGTGA